In the Lysinibacillus sp. PLM2 genome, one interval contains:
- the xerD_2 gene encoding integrase, translating to MTKIVELIDDFKLNQEIQGRKKDYIYQCMFRLNRFKLFVLNELKIEDVEEIRTIHIKKYIQYKQQEGKENNRTINNNLATLKVFFQYLIDEEFIDEDDNPMKRIKNLKEQNAVIVTFNDDEVKRILCDVKEETYSNVRDKLILIFLFETGIRVSELCNIKESDISTKYILIHGKGSKQRLVHITKLMRRYMRKFESLKIERFKHKNKEDIEDYYFLDQSAQKLHRSRINKILKEHCENAKVRKEVRCSPHDCRHYFAQKSLKNGIDVYSLSRLMGHYDTQITSKYLRGLEQEDILKMGKLYSPLNDVEL from the coding sequence ATGACTAAAATAGTCGAGTTGATTGATGATTTTAAATTGAATCAGGAAATACAGGGCAGAAAGAAAGACTATATTTATCAATGTATGTTTCGTTTAAACCGTTTTAAATTGTTTGTGTTGAATGAATTAAAGATTGAGGATGTTGAGGAAATTAGAACAATCCATATAAAAAAATACATTCAATATAAGCAACAGGAAGGGAAAGAAAATAATCGTACAATAAACAACAATTTAGCCACTCTTAAAGTATTTTTCCAATATCTAATTGATGAAGAGTTTATAGATGAAGACGATAATCCGATGAAACGGATTAAGAATTTGAAAGAGCAAAATGCGGTAATCGTTACATTCAATGATGATGAAGTTAAACGTATCTTATGTGATGTAAAGGAAGAAACCTATTCAAATGTTAGAGACAAATTAATATTGATATTCTTATTTGAAACAGGGATTCGAGTAAGTGAACTATGTAATATCAAAGAAAGTGACATTTCAACTAAGTATATTCTTATACATGGAAAGGGAAGTAAGCAACGTCTAGTACACATTACAAAATTAATGAGACGTTACATGAGGAAGTTTGAAAGTTTAAAAATAGAACGTTTTAAGCATAAAAATAAAGAGGATATAGAAGATTATTATTTCCTTGACCAATCAGCACAAAAGTTGCACCGTTCACGTATTAATAAGATTCTCAAAGAGCATTGTGAAAATGCAAAGGTTAGAAAAGAGGTAAGATGTTCACCACACGATTGTCGACATTATTTCGCTCAAAAATCATTAAAAAATGGAATAGATGTATATAGTTTAAGTCGCTTAATGGGGCATTATGACACTCAAATAACGAGTAAATATTTAAGAGGACTAGAGCAAGAGGATATTTTGAAAATGGGCAAGTTATACAGTCCATTAAATGATGTGGAATTGTAA
- the guaA gene encoding GMP synthase [glutamine-hydrolyzing] — protein sequence MSTTPLLKEQEKIVVLDFGSQFNQLITRRIREFGVFSELHPHTITAQEIKEMNAVGIIFSGGPNSVYDDNAFKVDEAIFELGLPILGICYGMQLMSYSLGGKVEGADHREYGKAEINVTLDNKLFGNLPKEQVVWMSHGDLVTEVPPGFEVIATSGSCPISAMQNVERGLYAVQFHPEVRHSVYGNDLLRQFVFDICHAKGDWSMANFIELEMQKIREQVGDKQVLCALSGGVDSSVVAVLIHKAIGDQLTCMFVDHNLNRKGEVEQVMKTFTEDFDMKVIKIDARERFMNKLKGVSDPEQKRKIIGNEFIYVFDEESSKLEGMDFLAQGTLYTDIIESGTSTAQTIKSHHNVGGLPEDMKFELIEPLKTLFKDEVRALGLELGLPEEVVWRQPFPGPGLGIRVLGEVTEEKLEIVRDADYILREEIKKAGLDRDIWQYFAVLPDIRSVGVMGDARTYDYSVGIRAVTSIDGMTSDWARIPWDVLEKISVRIVNEVKHVNRVLYDITSKPPATIEWE from the coding sequence TTGTCAACTACTCCATTGTTAAAAGAACAAGAAAAGATTGTAGTACTGGATTTTGGAAGTCAATTTAACCAATTAATCACAAGACGTATCCGTGAATTTGGTGTGTTTTCAGAGTTACATCCACACACCATTACAGCTCAAGAGATTAAGGAAATGAACGCAGTAGGTATCATCTTCTCTGGAGGTCCAAATTCAGTTTATGATGATAATGCATTTAAAGTAGATGAGGCAATCTTTGAATTAGGGTTACCGATTTTAGGGATTTGCTACGGAATGCAATTAATGTCATATTCTTTAGGTGGTAAGGTTGAAGGTGCTGACCATCGTGAATACGGTAAGGCTGAAATTAATGTCACACTAGATAATAAATTATTCGGTAACCTTCCAAAAGAACAAGTGGTATGGATGAGTCATGGTGACCTTGTAACCGAAGTGCCACCTGGGTTTGAAGTAATCGCAACTAGTGGCTCTTGTCCAATTTCTGCTATGCAAAATGTTGAACGTGGACTTTATGCGGTTCAATTCCATCCAGAAGTACGTCATTCTGTTTATGGTAATGATTTATTACGTCAATTCGTATTTGATATTTGTCATGCAAAAGGCGACTGGTCAATGGCAAACTTCATTGAATTAGAAATGCAAAAAATTCGCGAACAAGTTGGCGATAAACAAGTTCTTTGTGCATTATCAGGTGGTGTAGATTCATCTGTTGTAGCGGTTTTGATTCATAAAGCAATCGGCGATCAATTGACTTGTATGTTTGTTGACCATAACCTAAACCGTAAAGGTGAAGTTGAACAGGTAATGAAAACTTTCACTGAAGATTTTGATATGAAAGTGATCAAAATTGATGCACGTGAACGCTTTATGAATAAGCTAAAAGGTGTTTCTGACCCTGAGCAAAAACGAAAAATTATTGGAAATGAATTTATTTATGTGTTTGATGAAGAATCTTCAAAATTAGAAGGTATGGACTTCCTTGCGCAAGGAACTCTTTATACAGATATTATTGAATCGGGTACATCAACAGCTCAAACGATTAAATCTCACCACAATGTTGGTGGCTTACCGGAAGATATGAAGTTTGAATTGATCGAACCTTTAAAAACATTATTTAAAGACGAAGTGCGTGCTTTAGGTCTAGAATTAGGCTTACCTGAAGAAGTGGTATGGCGTCAACCATTCCCAGGTCCTGGTCTTGGTATCCGTGTACTAGGTGAAGTAACGGAAGAAAAATTAGAAATCGTTCGCGATGCTGATTATATTTTACGTGAAGAAATTAAAAAAGCTGGTCTTGACCGGGATATTTGGCAATACTTCGCGGTGTTACCAGACATCCGTTCGGTAGGTGTAATGGGTGATGCTCGTACGTATGATTATTCAGTGGGTATCCGTGCGGTAACATCCATCGACGGTATGACTTCGGACTGGGCGCGTATCCCTTGGGACGTATTAGAAAAAATCTCAGTGCGTATTGTAAACGAAGTAAAACACGTAAACCGTGTGCTGTATGATATTACTTCTAAGCCACCTGCGACGATTGAGTGGGAATAG
- the yebA gene encoding hypothetical protein, which yields MRTKTFNLIELALYYLVIFFILQEWLLPIMNLTKTGHVELILAFIGICLVISLFNIHFIISWIVKLIYIAWFIITVYSNLSLFSYDGIGFLLYEMQFNLITVFSGKWLEITDPFRTFLFFVLIWMLIYLIHYWITIRKSIFYFLILTIFFIATLDTFTEYDGSYAMVKVVLLGLIMTAFLFVKRLITQTNVSIQWHRYLNLIIPSILIIGLASVLGIILPKSDPQWPDPVPYIKAATGQGGENDEGEGVSKVGYGTNDSRLGGSFVPDDTVVFRALTESKQYWRVETKDFYTSKGWEQSIYTPTESTYMNMREEIDYSLPKGPEEDTQVAYIRQVIPFDFIFQPYGLKRVNVDESIYDMHNNVGLIMNTSTEKLYPYADNRILELESYSVEFSQPTYLYSQLQAQPTEPLDTKDFERYLQLPEELPKRVEDLANDIVKDSKTPYQKARAIETYFSRNGFKYDTQNVAVPEVDQDYVDQFLFETKIGYCDNFSTSMVVLLRSVGIPARWVKGFVGGEVVHSEGDLKTYEITNNNAHSWVEAYIPGVGWVNFEPTIGFANMRSIEYDVDTANEDEERVLEENQTPEEQRQELEETQASTNQTNGPNFFVALIDLINKNHIIFIIINLSILVAGLLLLFSRRKWLPKVYIQMNRKKVMNESSFETMFIQLLRVLELRGIKRQKDQTLHSFAKVVDDTFGTEEMSKITYVYEQYIYGKESQHIDFGKLKESWEYLINRSSS from the coding sequence GTGAGAACAAAAACATTTAATTTAATCGAGCTCGCTCTTTACTATCTTGTGATATTTTTTATATTACAAGAATGGTTACTTCCAATTATGAATTTAACGAAAACGGGACATGTCGAGTTGATCTTGGCATTTATAGGCATTTGTTTAGTCATAAGTCTTTTTAATATCCATTTTATAATATCCTGGATTGTTAAATTAATTTATATTGCATGGTTTATTATAACAGTATACAGTAACTTATCTTTGTTCTCTTATGATGGAATAGGGTTTCTTCTATATGAAATGCAGTTTAATTTAATAACAGTTTTTTCGGGAAAATGGCTAGAAATAACTGACCCGTTCCGAACGTTTTTATTCTTTGTATTAATTTGGATGTTAATCTATTTGATTCATTATTGGATTACGATTAGAAAATCGATATTTTACTTCTTGATCTTAACGATATTCTTCATTGCAACACTAGACACATTTACTGAGTATGATGGTTCATACGCTATGGTGAAAGTGGTTCTATTAGGGCTAATAATGACAGCTTTCCTATTCGTAAAACGATTAATAACTCAAACAAATGTATCGATCCAATGGCACCGTTATTTAAATTTAATCATTCCTTCGATTTTGATAATTGGACTTGCAAGTGTTTTAGGGATTATATTACCGAAATCAGACCCACAATGGCCTGATCCGGTACCTTATATTAAGGCAGCAACTGGACAAGGTGGAGAGAATGATGAAGGTGAAGGTGTATCCAAGGTAGGTTATGGGACCAATGATAGTAGGCTCGGCGGATCATTTGTTCCGGATGATACGGTCGTATTTAGGGCGCTTACAGAGTCGAAGCAGTATTGGCGTGTAGAAACGAAAGATTTTTATACTTCAAAAGGTTGGGAACAATCGATTTACACACCTACTGAATCTACTTATATGAATATGAGAGAAGAAATTGACTATTCTTTGCCTAAGGGACCGGAAGAAGATACACAAGTAGCCTATATAAGACAGGTAATACCATTCGATTTTATCTTTCAGCCTTATGGATTAAAGAGAGTGAATGTGGACGAGTCTATTTACGATATGCATAATAATGTTGGATTAATTATGAACACTAGTACTGAAAAGCTTTATCCTTATGCAGATAATCGTATTTTAGAATTAGAGAGTTATAGTGTTGAATTCAGTCAACCAACATACCTTTATAGTCAATTACAGGCACAGCCGACAGAGCCGCTAGATACTAAGGATTTTGAACGTTATTTGCAGCTTCCAGAAGAACTTCCTAAGCGAGTAGAGGACTTAGCAAATGACATTGTGAAAGATTCAAAAACACCTTATCAAAAAGCTAGGGCTATTGAAACATATTTTTCACGAAACGGTTTTAAGTATGACACGCAGAATGTAGCTGTTCCGGAAGTAGATCAAGATTATGTAGATCAGTTTTTATTCGAAACGAAAATAGGCTATTGTGATAATTTTTCTACTTCAATGGTTGTGTTATTGCGTTCTGTAGGAATTCCCGCAAGATGGGTAAAAGGATTTGTCGGTGGTGAAGTTGTTCACTCCGAAGGTGACTTAAAAACTTATGAAATCACGAATAATAACGCCCATTCTTGGGTAGAGGCGTATATTCCTGGTGTTGGCTGGGTAAATTTTGAACCGACGATTGGTTTTGCGAATATGAGATCAATTGAGTATGATGTTGATACTGCAAATGAAGATGAAGAGCGTGTATTAGAAGAGAACCAGACACCAGAAGAGCAAAGGCAAGAATTAGAGGAAACGCAAGCATCTACTAATCAAACGAATGGTCCAAATTTCTTTGTAGCACTAATTGATTTGATTAATAAAAATCACATAATATTTATAATCATTAATTTGTCGATTTTAGTGGCGGGTCTATTATTATTATTTTCTCGTCGAAAATGGTTACCTAAGGTTTATATTCAAATGAACCGTAAAAAGGTAATGAATGAATCCTCTTTTGAGACAATGTTTATACAATTATTGAGAGTGCTTGAATTAAGAGGGATAAAACGTCAGAAGGATCAAACCTTGCATTCCTTTGCGAAAGTTGTGGATGATACATTCGGAACTGAAGAAATGTCTAAAATCACCTATGTTTATGAACAATATATTTACGGTAAAGAGAGCCAACATATTGATTTTGGTAAGCTGAAAGAAAGTTGGGAATATTTAATTAATCGCAGTAGCAGTTGA
- the yeaD gene encoding hypothetical protein, producing MMKVKPIVRSLSRSILIFLLMVITFSYAMFQGGFVSWFLFYALIPFLLYSFLLSVVPINIQNVQREIKPFHLERGDSARVTVRFQNKTWFPLLFLTVREIDMDKQMIDKLDGQLSNIFIVGWKRNFEWTYELRNLNRGQLAFHGLEISVADFFGWAVRNRTVSDVQTFTVYPKLTHLKYQPIQMQFDHGGIESSVSIVKDTSMVTGIRDYQAGDRFSWIHWKSFAKNETLRTKEFEDRTSQHTFLCIDRTVAYNFEEIVDLAASILQSVVKNQGDISFLSYGLTRSYFPNIKTQSQFQKVIQHLATVQPDANETIYTILTKELKNLSAATFLFITSNFSEEMSHFFTKGTSVMRGAICFVVTDGNVIIKRNYPNLKVIHIGREQFQNAFTEVVKP from the coding sequence ATGATGAAGGTCAAACCAATAGTAAGAAGTTTAAGTCGTTCTATTCTCATATTTTTGTTAATGGTTATAACGTTTAGCTATGCGATGTTTCAAGGTGGATTTGTAAGCTGGTTTCTATTTTATGCTCTGATTCCGTTTTTGCTATACTCTTTTCTTTTATCCGTCGTGCCAATTAATATTCAAAATGTCCAAAGAGAAATAAAACCGTTTCATTTAGAAAGAGGAGATAGTGCTCGAGTAACGGTACGTTTTCAAAATAAAACATGGTTTCCGCTACTATTCCTCACTGTTCGAGAGATAGACATGGACAAACAAATGATTGATAAATTAGACGGGCAGCTAAGTAATATATTTATAGTGGGTTGGAAGCGTAATTTTGAATGGACATATGAATTACGGAATTTAAACCGTGGACAATTGGCTTTTCATGGTTTAGAAATTTCTGTTGCTGACTTTTTCGGCTGGGCGGTTCGAAATCGAACGGTCAGCGATGTTCAAACTTTTACAGTCTATCCTAAATTAACGCATTTAAAATATCAGCCAATTCAAATGCAATTTGATCATGGTGGTATTGAATCCTCAGTTTCGATTGTTAAAGATACATCAATGGTTACGGGGATTAGGGATTATCAAGCTGGAGATCGATTTTCGTGGATCCATTGGAAGTCCTTTGCAAAAAATGAAACACTTCGTACTAAGGAATTTGAGGATCGTACATCTCAGCATACTTTCCTTTGTATTGATAGGACAGTTGCTTACAATTTTGAAGAGATTGTAGACTTAGCGGCTTCTATTTTGCAAAGTGTTGTAAAAAACCAAGGAGACATTTCTTTTTTATCCTATGGTTTAACCAGAAGCTACTTTCCGAATATTAAAACTCAAAGCCAGTTTCAAAAGGTTATACAACATTTAGCAACCGTTCAACCGGATGCCAATGAAACAATTTATACGATTTTAACAAAGGAATTGAAAAATTTAAGTGCAGCCACATTTTTATTTATTACTTCTAATTTTTCCGAAGAGATGTCTCATTTTTTCACAAAAGGTACGAGTGTAATGCGGGGTGCAATTTGTTTTGTTGTGACAGATGGGAATGTGATAATAAAAAGAAACTATCCAAATTTAAAAGTCATTCACATCGGTAGAGAACAATTCCAAAATGCTTTCACGGAGGTGGTAAAACCGTGA
- the moxR gene encoding magnesium chelatase, translating to MHNKIESIIENIEKVMIGKRQVAELSVVAMLAGGHVLLEDVPGVGKTMMVRALAKSVGAQFKRIQFTPDLLPSDVIGVSIYNSKTLQFEFRPGPILGNIILADEINRTSPKTQSALLESMEEASISIDGQTIQIPKPFFVMATQNPIEYEGTYPLPEAQLDRFMLKIKMGYPSPQEEVEVLRRAENNEPIVDLDSVISLEELLTLQEEVKSVYVEDSVKSYIVQIARATRKVSEVYLGVSPRASIALMKASQAYAKMQNRDYVIPDDVQYLTPYVFAHRIILRPEARYEGITQDGVLQRILAKAVVPIKRFAEK from the coding sequence ATGCATAATAAGATTGAATCAATTATTGAAAATATAGAAAAAGTTATGATAGGAAAACGACAAGTAGCAGAACTAAGTGTTGTTGCAATGCTTGCAGGTGGTCATGTACTGCTTGAAGATGTCCCGGGTGTTGGGAAAACAATGATGGTTCGTGCGCTTGCAAAATCTGTTGGAGCGCAATTTAAACGCATTCAATTTACTCCAGATTTACTACCATCAGATGTAATCGGTGTTTCAATATATAATTCAAAAACATTACAATTTGAGTTCCGGCCTGGTCCGATTTTAGGAAATATTATTTTAGCTGATGAAATTAATAGAACTTCTCCAAAAACTCAATCTGCACTATTGGAAAGTATGGAAGAAGCTTCGATTTCCATTGATGGTCAAACAATTCAAATACCGAAACCGTTTTTTGTAATGGCTACTCAAAATCCTATTGAGTATGAAGGAACGTACCCATTACCAGAAGCTCAGCTGGACCGCTTCATGTTGAAAATAAAAATGGGCTATCCATCACCACAAGAAGAGGTGGAAGTGCTTCGTCGTGCAGAAAATAATGAGCCGATTGTCGACTTGGATTCTGTTATAAGCTTGGAAGAATTGCTTACATTACAAGAAGAAGTAAAAAGTGTATATGTAGAAGATTCTGTAAAAAGTTATATTGTTCAAATAGCAAGAGCAACCAGAAAAGTAAGTGAAGTATATCTTGGTGTTAGCCCCCGTGCATCCATTGCTCTGATGAAGGCATCCCAAGCCTATGCAAAAATGCAAAATCGAGACTATGTAATACCAGATGATGTTCAATATTTAACGCCGTATGTATTTGCTCATCGTATTATTTTAAGACCGGAAGCAAGATATGAGGGGATTACACAGGATGGAGTTCTGCAACGCATTTTGGCAAAAGCAGTTGTTCCGATAAAAAGGTTTGCTGAAAAATGA
- the nadE gene encoding NH(3)-dependent NAD(+) synthetase has protein sequence MNDLQKKIIQELKVLPVIDPEEEVRKSVDFLKQYAKKHNFLKGFVIAISGGQDSTLTGKLVQIAVDELNAEVGDDKYSTYAVRLPYGVQADEQDAQDAIAFIQPTEVVTVNIKRAVDASVNSLAEAGILLSDFAKGNEKARERMKVQYSIAAMKGAVVVGTDHAAEAITGFFTKYGDGGVDLTPIFRLNKRQGKQLLSFLGCPEHLYLKTPTADLEEERPALPDETALGVTYDEIDDYLEGKEVPENVRNIIEGYFIRSQHKRHTPITIFDDFWR, from the coding sequence ATGAATGATTTACAAAAAAAAATTATTCAAGAGTTGAAAGTACTTCCGGTAATAGATCCAGAGGAAGAAGTTAGAAAATCCGTTGATTTCTTAAAGCAATATGCAAAAAAGCATAACTTTCTAAAGGGATTTGTTATTGCGATTAGTGGTGGTCAAGACTCTACGCTTACTGGAAAATTAGTACAAATAGCTGTTGATGAACTGAATGCAGAGGTAGGCGATGATAAATACTCTACTTATGCAGTACGGTTGCCTTATGGTGTCCAAGCAGATGAACAAGATGCTCAGGATGCCATTGCTTTCATACAACCAACGGAAGTAGTAACGGTAAATATTAAGCGGGCAGTTGATGCTAGTGTAAATTCCCTTGCGGAAGCAGGTATTCTATTAAGTGACTTTGCAAAGGGGAATGAAAAGGCTCGTGAACGTATGAAAGTTCAATACTCTATCGCTGCGATGAAAGGGGCGGTTGTAGTTGGGACTGATCATGCTGCGGAGGCTATTACAGGATTCTTCACAAAGTATGGTGATGGCGGTGTCGATCTAACACCTATCTTCCGATTAAATAAACGTCAGGGAAAACAATTATTGTCTTTCCTAGGCTGTCCTGAACATCTTTACTTAAAAACGCCTACTGCTGATTTGGAAGAAGAGCGACCTGCACTGCCGGATGAAACAGCACTAGGGGTTACTTACGATGAAATTGATGATTACTTAGAAGGTAAAGAAGTCCCTGAAAACGTAAGGAACATTATTGAAGGATATTTCATTAGGTCGCAGCATAAAAGACATACACCTATTACGATATTTGATGATTTTTGGAGATAG
- the pncB gene encoding nicotinate phosphoribosyltransferase — protein MKSKYEDDSLTLHTDLYQINMAESYWADGIHDRKAIFELYFRKLPFGNGYAIFAGLERILEYLKNFHFSESDLSYLKYELGYNDDFLEYLKKVRFTGSVYSMVEGEVVFANEPIIRVEATLAEAQLVETALLNIVNYQTLIATKASRIKHIIANESAAEFGTRRAQEMDAAIWGARAAIIGGFDSTSNVRAGKRFNIPVSGTHAHAMVQAYKDEYAAFHSYAKRHKDCVFLVDTYNTLKSGVPNAIRVAKELGDKINFIGIRLDSGDIAFLSKEARRMLDEAGFTKAKIIVSNDLDEYTILNLKSQGAKVDSWGIGTKLITAYDQPALGAVYKMVAIENDEGVLEDTIKITSNAEKVSTPGLKHVYRIIDRENGKAEGDYITMADENPQEEERIKMFHPIHTFVSKFVTNFDAKNLHQKVIDDGEVIYESPSVLEMQKYAFESLELLWDEYKRSLNPEEYPVDLSQKCWDNKMRNIQEISNMVRNMEHLRGTENE, from the coding sequence ATGAAATCAAAGTACGAAGACGATAGCTTAACATTACACACTGATTTGTATCAAATCAATATGGCGGAAAGTTATTGGGCTGATGGAATTCATGATCGTAAAGCGATATTTGAACTTTATTTTCGAAAATTACCTTTCGGAAATGGTTATGCGATTTTTGCGGGGCTTGAAAGAATCCTAGAATACTTAAAGAATTTTCATTTTAGTGAATCCGATCTTTCTTATTTGAAATATGAACTTGGCTACAATGATGACTTTCTAGAGTATTTAAAAAAGGTGCGTTTCACTGGTTCGGTGTATTCGATGGTTGAGGGCGAGGTTGTATTTGCTAATGAACCAATTATAAGGGTTGAAGCAACATTAGCTGAAGCTCAATTAGTTGAAACGGCATTATTAAATATCGTCAACTATCAAACGCTTATTGCTACAAAGGCTAGCCGTATCAAACATATTATTGCAAATGAAAGTGCTGCAGAATTTGGAACACGAAGAGCACAGGAAATGGATGCTGCAATTTGGGGTGCGAGGGCAGCAATAATTGGTGGCTTTGATTCAACATCAAACGTACGTGCAGGAAAAAGGTTTAATATTCCAGTCTCTGGGACACATGCCCATGCGATGGTTCAAGCTTATAAAGATGAATATGCAGCATTTCATTCTTATGCAAAAAGACATAAAGATTGCGTCTTTTTAGTAGATACGTACAATACTTTAAAATCAGGTGTACCAAATGCCATTCGTGTTGCAAAGGAATTGGGCGATAAAATCAATTTTATAGGTATACGTTTAGATAGTGGTGATATAGCCTTTTTATCAAAGGAAGCTCGTCGTATGTTAGATGAAGCCGGGTTTACAAAGGCGAAAATTATCGTTTCCAACGATTTAGATGAATATACAATCTTAAATCTAAAATCTCAAGGTGCAAAGGTTGATTCGTGGGGTATTGGAACGAAGTTGATTACTGCATACGATCAGCCTGCGCTTGGTGCGGTATATAAAATGGTAGCAATTGAAAATGATGAAGGTGTACTAGAAGATACGATTAAGATTACTTCGAATGCTGAAAAAGTATCTACACCTGGCTTGAAGCATGTCTATCGTATTATTGATCGAGAGAATGGGAAAGCGGAGGGTGATTATATCACTATGGCAGACGAAAATCCGCAAGAAGAAGAGCGTATTAAAATGTTCCATCCGATTCATACGTTTGTTTCGAAATTTGTTACAAACTTCGATGCGAAAAATCTGCATCAAAAAGTAATTGATGATGGGGAAGTTATATATGAGAGTCCGTCTGTATTAGAAATGCAAAAGTATGCATTCGAAAGTTTGGAGTTATTATGGGATGAGTATAAGCGATCATTAAATCCAGAAGAATATCCTGTAGATTTAAGCCAAAAATGTTGGGATAACAAGATGAGGAATATTCAAGAAATTAGCAATATGGTCCGAAATATGGAACATTTAAGGGGGACTGAAAATGAATGA
- the yjkB gene encoding putative ABC transporter ATP-binding protein YjkB: MEEFEEAIQFLNVSYELGSLSILKNISGTIYKGKITTLVGPSGAGKTTLLKLCNGLISPTAGKLHINERSILSYEPTVLRKQVGIVLQNAPIIRGTVFDNLNLPLVLMKKSLSVEEALNYLKIVGLDEDILSRKASDLSGGQKQKLAIARTLINQSEILLLDEITASLDPVSSKEIEQLILKLNKKYSVTIVWITHNIHQAKEIGDFVWFMKDGQLIENGEKTILNFTNNENIQRFIKGEL, from the coding sequence ATGGAAGAATTTGAAGAGGCTATACAATTTCTAAATGTCAGTTATGAGTTAGGATCATTATCCATTCTGAAAAATATTTCAGGAACAATCTATAAGGGGAAAATTACTACACTCGTTGGCCCTTCTGGTGCTGGTAAAACAACCTTATTAAAATTGTGCAATGGGTTAATTTCTCCTACAGCAGGAAAACTACATATAAATGAGAGATCTATCCTTTCTTATGAACCTACCGTCTTAAGAAAACAAGTTGGTATCGTATTACAAAACGCACCAATTATTCGAGGAACAGTATTTGATAACTTAAATTTACCACTTGTTCTTATGAAAAAAAGTTTATCTGTGGAGGAAGCTCTAAATTACTTGAAAATAGTTGGTCTCGATGAGGATATCTTGTCTAGAAAGGCATCAGATTTATCCGGGGGTCAAAAACAGAAATTGGCGATTGCAAGAACTTTGATCAATCAATCAGAAATATTATTATTAGATGAAATTACGGCATCTCTAGACCCAGTATCATCAAAAGAAATTGAACAACTAATCTTAAAATTAAACAAAAAATATAGCGTAACTATTGTTTGGATTACACATAATATTCATCAAGCAAAAGAAATTGGGGATTTTGTTTGGTTTATGAAGGATGGACAGTTAATCGAAAATGGAGAAAAGACGATTTTAAACTTTACTAATAACGAGAATATCCAGCGTTTTATAAAAGGAGAGCTTTGA
- the yjkA gene encoding UPF0014 membrane protein YjkA: MSYATLALTLIFVLLPLLLSKTLNLGLEKDTIIATVRSTIQLLAIGYILKFVFDSNSLIYIFLMIVLMIFAATLNARKKGKAIKGITWKIALTLNTVEIVTQSILLGLGIVPATAQYIIPISGMLIGNSMILSILFLNRFTAEIEANEDAIELVLSLGGTPKQAVHTQLRNAIRASMIPTIESQKTIGLVQLPGMMSGQIIGGADPVVAVQFQILIIFALLTSAAISSILIGFLSYPTLFNDRMQLIHNSIQK; encoded by the coding sequence ATGTCATATGCTACTTTAGCTTTAACTCTAATCTTTGTGCTCCTACCTCTTTTATTATCTAAAACGTTAAACTTAGGTCTCGAAAAAGATACGATTATAGCAACTGTCCGTTCCACAATTCAACTTTTAGCTATAGGATATATTTTAAAATTTGTTTTCGATTCCAACAGTCTTATTTATATTTTTTTAATGATAGTGTTAATGATTTTCGCAGCAACTTTAAACGCTCGTAAAAAAGGAAAAGCAATTAAAGGGATTACTTGGAAAATCGCACTTACGTTGAATACAGTTGAAATTGTTACGCAAAGTATATTACTTGGGTTAGGGATTGTTCCAGCAACCGCACAGTATATTATCCCAATCAGTGGAATGCTCATTGGAAATTCGATGATTCTTTCAATACTATTTTTAAATCGATTTACTGCTGAAATTGAAGCTAATGAGGATGCGATCGAATTAGTTTTATCCTTAGGAGGAACGCCAAAACAAGCAGTTCACACACAATTACGGAATGCTATTAGAGCAAGTATGATACCAACGATAGAAAGTCAAAAAACTATAGGCCTTGTACAATTACCCGGAATGATGAGTGGACAAATTATCGGGGGAGCTGATCCTGTTGTAGCAGTACAATTCCAAATATTAATTATATTTGCGTTGTTAACTAGTGCTGCAATTTCAAGTATATTAATTGGTTTTTTATCTTATCCAACCTTATTTAACGATAGAATGCAATTGATTCATAATTCTATTCAAAAATAA